In the genome of Pontibacter actiniarum, the window CAACGTGTAGTGCGCCTTGAACCTATCCCATGGCCCGGGCTTTTGCGCTGGCGTGGTCTTAGTGCGGCAACCGGTCGCGGAGCAACCCATACATATAGGTGCCGCCGATGGCCCCGGCTACCGCAACCAGAATAGACCAGTAGGCGTGCCCTATGTTCACAAACATAGGGCCGGGGCAGGCACCGGTGAGGGCCCAGCCCAGCCCGAAGATGGTTCCACCGATCAGGTAGCGGGGCACAGACTTTTCTTTGGGCGTAAATACAATCGGGTTGCCCTGGTAGTCGCGCAGCTTATACTTTTTGATGATGTAGGTGGCGAGCGTGCC includes:
- a CDS encoding YeeE/YedE family protein, translated to MKGLKFILAGILFGIVMSKSEAISWYRIQEMFRFQSFHMYGIIGTAVVLGTLATYIIKKYKLRDYQGNPIVFTPKEKSVPRYLIGGTIFGLGWALTGACPGPMFVNIGHAYWSILVAVAGAIGGTYMYGLLRDRLPH